Proteins encoded in a region of the Chelonoidis abingdonii isolate Lonesome George chromosome 2, CheloAbing_2.0, whole genome shotgun sequence genome:
- the GARS1 gene encoding glycine--tRNA ligase, with translation MDVDRAVAELKARKRILEAKELALQPKDDIVDRMKMEDTLKRRFFYDQAFAIYGGVSGLYDFGPVGCALKNNIIQAWRLHFIQEDQILEIDCTMLTPEPILKTSGHVEKFADFMVKDVKNGECFRADHLLKAHLQKLMSDKKCTAEKKTEMENVLTQLDNYSQQELADLFVNYNVKSPVTGNDLSPPVSFNLMFKTSIGPGGNMPGYLRPETAQGIFLNFKRLLEFNQGKLPFAAAQIGNSFRNEISPRSGLIRVREFTMAEIEHFVDPSEKYHPKFQSVADLHILLYSSKAQVSGQSAHMMRLGDAVEQGVINNSVLGYFIGRIYLYLIKVGVSPDKLRFRQHMENEMAHYACDCWDAESKTSYGWIEIVGCADRACYDLSCHARATKVPLVAEKPLKEPKTASVVQFEANKGAIGKAYKKDAKLVLEYLSICDECYISEMEKLLNEKGEFTVETEGKTFQLTKDMVSVKRFQKTLHVEEIVPNVIEPSFGIGRIMYTVFEHTFRVREGDEQRTFFSFPAVVAPFKCSVLPLSQNQEFMPFVKELSEALTRNGVSHKVDDSSGSIGRRYARTDEIGVAFGITIDFDTVNKVPHTATLRDRDSMRQIRAEVSELPTIIRDLANGCLTWADVEVKYPLFEGQETGKKETIEEDNYLK, from the exons GTGTTAGTGGCCTGTATGACTTTGGGCCTGTTGGATGTGCTTTGAAGAACAACATTATCCAAGCTTGGAGGCTGCACTTTATACAGGAGGATCAGATTCTGGAGATAGACTGCACTATGCTCACCCCAGAGCCAATTCTGAA GACCTCTGGCCATGTAGAAAAATTTGCTGACTTCATGGTGAAAGATGTGAAAAATGGGGAGTGTTTTCGTGCTGATCATCTCTTAAAAG CTCACTTGCAGAAGCTGATGTCTGACAAGAAATGTACAGCTGAGAAAAAGACAGAAATGGAAAACGTTTTAACACAG CTGGACAACTACAGTCAGCAAGAGCTCGCGGATCTCTTTGTGAATTACAATGTGAAGTCTCCTGTCACAGGGAATGACCTGTCCCCTCCTGTGTCTTTCAATCTGATGTTCAAGACCTCCATTGGGCCTGGAGGAAACATGCCGGG cTATCTGAGGCCAGAAACTGCACAGGGAATTTTCCTCAACTTCAAACGCCTTTTGGAATTTAATCAAGGCAAACTGCCTTTCGCTGCTGCCCAGATTGGAAATTCCTTCAGGAACGAGATCTCACCCCGTTCTGGCCTCATCCGAGTCAG AGAATTCACCATGGCAGAAATTGAGCACTTTGTGGATCCCAGTGAGAAGTATCACCCCAAGTTCCAGAGTGTGGCAGATCTCCACATCCTCCTGTACTCCTCCAAAGCCCAGGTCAGTGGGCAGTCCGCCCACATGATGCGTCTGGGAGATGCTGTTGAGCAG ggtgTGATCAATAACTCTGTATTAGGTTACTTCATTGGCAGAATCTACCTCTACCTTATAAAGGTTGGTGTATCCCCGGATAAGCTGCGCTTCCGACAGCACATGGAGAACGAGATGGCTCATTATGCCTGTGACTGCTGGGATGCAGAGTCCAAAACATCCTAT GGTTGGATTGAGATTGTTGGTTGTGCTGATCGCGCCTGTTACGACCTCTCCTGCCACGCCAGAGCCACCAAAGTTCCTCTTGTAGCTGAGAAGCCTCTGAAAGAACCCA AAACAGCCAGCGTTGTTCAGTTTGAGGCAAATAAGGGAGCCATTGGCAAGGCCTACAAGAAGGATGCGAAGCTGGTGCTGGAATACCTTTCCATCTGCGATGAGTGTTACATCAGCGAGATGGAGAAGCTGCTGAATGAGAAAGG GGAATTCACTGTTGAAACTGAAGGGAAAACTTTTCAATTAACAAAGGACATGGTCAGTGTGAAGAGATTCCAGAAAACACTGCATG TGGAAGAAATAGTTCCGAATGTGATTGAGCCCTCATTCGGCATTGGAAGGATCATGTATACAGTGTTTGAACACACATTCCGTGTCCGGGAGGGAGATGAACAACGAACG TTCTTCAGCTTCCCTGCTGTTGTAGCACCCTTCAAATGCTCTGTCCTTCCTCTGAGCCAGAATCAGGAATTCATGCCGTTCGTCAAGGAGCTAT CTGAGGCGCTCACCAGGAACGGCGTCTCCCACAAAGTGGACGACTCCTCCGGATCCATTGGCCGGCGCTACGCCAGGACCGACGAGATTGGCGTGGCTTTCGGCATCACGATAGACTTTGACACAGTGAACAAGGTGCCTCACACAGCCACTCTAAGGGACCGTGACTCCATGCGTCAGATACGAGCCGAG GTCTCTGAACTTCCTACCATAATCCGTGACCTGGCAAATGGCTGCCTAACTTGGGCTGACGTGGAGGTAAAGTATCCACTCTTTGAGGGACAAGAGACTGGCAAAAAAGAGACAATAGAGGAAGACAATTACCTGAAATAA